In the Methanoculleus taiwanensis genome, TCTCGACCTCGAATGGCCCTATCCGGTAGCCCGACGACTTGATCACGTCGTCGTCGCGGCCGATGAACCAGAAGTAGCCGTCGTCGTCCATGTAGGCCTTATCGCCCGTGTAGTAGTAACCGTTCTGGAAGACCTTCCGGTTCTCCTCGTCGTTGTGCAGGTACTCACGGAAGAGCCCGACGGGGCGCGGGTCGAGCTTGATCGCGATTCTGCCCTCTTTGTGCTTCCCGACGTCGTTGCCGTCCTCGTCGTGGAGCTCGATCTGCCACCCGGGCGAGGGGCGGCCCATCGACCCGAACTTCGGTTTCATCCCGGGGAAGGTGCCGATGCAGAGCACCGTTTCGGTCTGGCCGTAGCCCTCGTAGATAGTATTCCCGGTGCCCTCCTCCCACGCCCGGATGATCTCGGGGTTTAGGGGCTCGCCGGCGCTCACGCTGTGCCGGAGCTCCGAGAGATCGAACTTGTCGAGGTCGGCGAGGATCAGCATCCGGTAGATCGTCGGCGGGCAGCAGAACGTGGTGATCCCGTAGTTCTCGAGCAGCGGAAGGATCTCCGTGGCGTTGAACCTTCCGCGGATATCGTAGACGAAGACGCAGGCACCGATGATCCACTGGCCGTAGAACTTGCCCCACGCGCTCTTCGCCCAGCCCGTATCCGAGAGGGTGAAGTGGAGGTCGTTCGCTTTCAGGTCATGCCAGATCCCGGCGGTGACGATATGGCCGAGCGGGTAGCTGTGGGTATGGACGACCATCTTCGCCTCGCCGGTCGTGCCGGAGGTGAAGAAGATGACGAGCGGGTCGGTCGCCTTCGTCCGGTGCATGCCGGGGAGATTGACGAGCCGGTGGGAGACCGGAGCGGGGTAGTCGAGCTCGACGGGGTAGCTGACCCAGCCCTCGCGCTCGCTGTCGATCACGAGGCGCACGGTGAGCGAGGGGCACTCTTCCCGGATCGCCTCGATCTTATCGGCGTGCTCCTCGGAGGTGATGATCATCTTGATGTCGGCGGCCTGTATCCGGTACTTCAGGTCCTTCGGCGTCAGCATCGTCGGAGCAGGACAGTACACCGCCCCGATCTTGATCAGCGCGATCGTGAAGATCCACCACTCCGGGACGCGGGGGAGCATGATCATGACGCGGTCGCCCTTCTTGATCCCCTGCTTGATGCAGATGTTGACGGCCTGGTTCGAGCGGCGCATCAGGTCGTAGAAGGTGAACTTCTCCTCGTTGCCGTCCTGGTCGGTCCAGATCATCGCGAGCTTATTCCGGTCTTTCTTCGCCCACGCATCGACCACATCGAACCCGAAGTTGTAGTACTCGGGGACGTCGATCGAAAAATTCGCGTACCACTCGTCGTAACTCGCGGCACCCTGCTCATTCTCGCCCATAAAACGATCAATACCGTTTGGCCCGCAGGTTTTTAAGCGTATAGCCAGCTGCCGCACCGATACGATAAGCAGGTACCCATAAAGATATTCCATTAGTATTATGGTTTAAAAAACGATACTCATATCGATGGATGAAAAGGGATACGAGTCACTGAAAATCGAGAACATCGTAGCCTCCGGTGTTATTGCTGGCTCAATAGACCTCGCGACCGTTTCCGAAAAAATAAAAAACTGCGAGCTGAACACCAAGAGGTTCCCGGGCGCCGTCTACCGGATCGAGAATCCCAAGATAGCATCCCTGATCTTCTCATCCGGCAAAGTCGTGCTCACCGGTATTCGGAACAAGGAAGACCTGCACACGGGACTCAATATCATCATCGAATCTCTGAAGGAGGCCGGCGTCGACGCCTTCGACGAGCCGCAGGTCGCGATCACGAATATCGTCTGCTCGTACGATATGGGGAAGTACATCAACCTCAATAAAGTCGTCATCACCTTAAACCTCGAGAATATCGAGTATGAACCCGAACAGTTCCCGGGACTCGTATACCGCATCGAAAACCCGAAGATCGTGGCCCTCCTCTTCAGCTCCGGCAAGATCATCCTGACCGGCGGAAAGAATATGGACGATATCAAGCAGGGACTCGACTTCCTCGAGCAGCGCCTCGAGAGTATCCTCTAATCCCTTCGATACTTTTCTTCACCAGTAACGGTGTGTTTTGACATAGTTCCGCTCGGCCTTCAGGATCTCCCGGTAAAAGGAGTCTCCTTCGGCGAGCGTCGCGAGGATGCGCGAGGCGACCTCCGGCCCGACGCCTTTCGCCGCGAGAGCCACGACCGCCTTCTTCCCGCTCGAGAGCACGATATTCGCGTTCCGGAGCAGTCGCACCTCGAGAGCTCGCTCTTCCTCGGTCTTCTTCTGCTTCTTTGCGGCGGCGATCATCGGCTCGTCCCAGGGCTTTAAGGCCGCTACCAGCCGGGCGTTGCAGAGCGGGCACTGCGGTCTATCCGGCACCCGCTCGACCGTCGTTTTGCTCTTCCACTTCCGGCAGTTCATGCAGAAGAGGATGACGTCCTCTTTCTCGAGGCGGCGCATCAGGGTGCCGATCACCGCCTGGTCGACCGAGAGGGGAGCGATCATATCGCGTGAAGACGAGAGCCCCTCGCTCCCGAGGGGGCTGAGTGCCCCGATTGTAACCGCGATCCTGCCGTCGTGAATCGCGGCAAGGATAGCCGCCGCCGCGTCAACGTCCATGTAGTCGCTGAAGAGCTCCCGGTAGGCCTCCGCTGCGACGACCGTATCGTCGAAGAGGTCGATGAGCCGGTGGATGCTGATCCGCTCGTAGTCGGCATCGGCGTCGATGGCGCCGAACTTCTTCGCGACCTGCACGAGCTTCCATTTAAAGAGCGCCGTCCGCTTCAGCGCGAGCTTCAGGACGCCGCCGACGTGTGCCGGATCGAGCCCGGCAAGCATCTCCTGCACCTCAAGCGCACGGACGCCCGACGGGAGTCGGAGCAGGATCCGGTAGGCGCCGACCTCGATCCCGACGCTCGTCCCGTACCGGGCCGAGATCAGGACGGAAAGAGCGCGGGCAAGAGCCTCGTTCGCTTTGTGCCCGCCGCAGATGTTGCAGACCACGCCCTCCGTCGTATTCTCGAGGGTGACGAGGGTATCGGACGGCACCGGGAAGTGCCCGCCGTCCACCCGGGCGAGGAAACCGGCGGCGTACCGGACGGCATGCGGATCGGCGGCGTACCGGAGGAACTCCCGGGTTCTCCGGAGAGCCCCGACTTCGTCTGCCACGGGGTAGGGAACCGGGATCTGCTCGCCTTCCCAGGACGGAACCTCGCCTTTCGCCTTCGTCGCCGGCTCGACCGAGATCTTGCCGCTCTCCATATCGAGCACCCGCCAGAGCTGGCCTTTCGTGATGAAGACGGCGCCGGTATGCACCCACCCGATCACGAACGACTCATCAAGCGTCCCGACTGTCCGGCGGGAGACGATATCGAAGATCTCGACCTTCCGCTCGTCATGGATCATCGAGAGGTTCTCGGTGAGGTAGCGGCGTGCCCGCGCCGTCCTGATAATCCGGGTGCCGTCCCGCCGTATCAGCCGGTGTTCGGCCATCTGGGTGCAGACCGATTCTAAGAGCTCGCTGCAGTTCTCAAAGCAGCCCGACCCGGCGAGGATCTGCTCCACCCGGGCAAGCTCGATCTCGCCGTACTCGACCGCGATCGCCGCCACCTGATTCGCCATGACGTCGGCGGCGTTCACCGGCGGGCGGATATCCTCGCACTCGTTCGCCCGGGCGCGGCGGGCGATGACCAGCGACTCGAGCAGGTCGTCAAACCCCGTCGCGAGGACGGTGCCGTGCGAGATCGTATCGAGACGGTGCCCCGCCCGGCCGACCCGCTGGACGAGTCGTGAAACCTGCCGCGGCGAGCCGAACTGGAGGACATGCTCGATATGCCCGATATCGATCCCGAGCTCCATCGACGAGGTGCTGATGAGCGTGCGGATGGCGCCGCGGCGGAACCGGTCCTCGGCATCGACCCGGACGTCCTTCGAGAGCGAACCGTGGTGCACCTCGACGTCGCCCCGGGTGAAGAGGTGGTGGCCGAGCGCCTCGGCGGTCACCCGTGTGTTGACGAAGACCAGGGTCGAACCGAGCCGGTCGAGGCACTTTCCTACCGACCGCGCCTGCGCCGAGAAGTCGTCGCCGATGAACCGGACGGAGATATCGAGGTGCGAGGCGACCGGCACCTCGACGAGCGAGAACGGCCGGGCGCCGACGAGGAACCGGCCGATCGCGGCGGGGTTCCCGACGGTCGCGGAGAGGCCGATCCGCTGGAACTCACCGGCGTGGGCGGCGATGCGTTCGAGCGCCACCGAGAGCTGGGCTCCGCGCTTGCTGTCCGCAAGTTCGTGGACTTCGTCGACAATGACGTAGCGGACGTTTTTGAGGTGCTTTTTGAGCCGCGAGCCCATGAAGAGCGCCTGGAGGGTCTCCGGCGTCGTGATCAGGAGATCGGGCGGCGAGAGCGCCTGCTTCCGCCGTTCGTTCTGCGGCGTGTCCCCGTGCCGCACGCCGACCGAGAGCCCGAGCTCTCTGCACCACCACTCCATCCTTGATAAGATATCGCGATTGAGGGAGCGGAGCGGCGTTACGTAGATCGCCTTGAACCCCTCGCCGACGGTCGAGAGCAGTCGGCTGAAGACCGGCAGCATCGCGCTCTCGGTCTTCCCGGTTCCGGTCGGGGCTATCAGGACGAGGTTATGATTGTCGAGGAGGAGCGGGATCGCCTGCTCCTGCGCCTCGGAGAGGCTGGAAAAGCCGCGCCGCTCGACGACTTCCCGGATCTTCTCATCGAGCAGGTCAAGCGCCGTCGTCGGGACTGAGCGAGGCCGGGGTTCCGAGATAGGTTCCATCTGCCAGGTATACCTCTGCGGTTGTTTCGTTCATGCACCGGGAAAGCGGCCCGAGGCCGCTTCCCCTGATTCTGAGAATATCGATCCCGCCCGAGAACTCGTTGAACGCGGGGACGAAGAGCAGCCGTGTTGCATCCCGCTCCGGGCACCACTCCTTTCCGAGCAGGCACTCCTCATCGAGCCCGGCATAGCAAAACGCAGGCCGTGCACGGGCACAGCACCCGACCTCGTCCCGGAGCGAGACGACCGGGTGGAGGTGCCCGAGGACGATCAGGCGGCCGAAAAGGTCGGCGGCCGGCCGTGTATGCCCGTGGAGGTAGCCGACGCCGTCGATGACCGCTCCGTCCGCAGGGAGGAGTTCTCCCGGCTCGAGGAACCGGTCGATCCCGCCGTCGTGGTTCCCCGGCACGACCTGGAGAGGCACGACCTTCCGGAAGCGGTCGAGCAGACCCGGAAGTTCGGCGAACTCCTGCCTGCTCGTAACGGGCACGTTGTGCTTGACGTCCCCGAGGAGGAGGAGAAGGTCGGGATCGGTCTCGCGGATGCAGGAGAGCACCCGCTCGACCCTCCTGCTGCTCCGGCTCGAGACGTGCACCCCGTGGCGTGCGAGGCCTGACTCGATCCCGATGTGGAGATCGGCGACCACGAGGACGCGGCGGGTATCCTCGACGAGGAGGGCGGGGCCTGATTCTATGAAGTGGAGGTGCATAATTCTGGACTAGATTCGGCGTATCATCCCGGGAGACGGCGAGTAGCACTCCCCCTCGGCGAGGAGGGCATCGATCGCCTCACCTGCCGCGGATGCCGAGAGGCCTGCCATCACGGCCCGTGCGATCGCGTCGCTCCGGGATAGCCCCCGGGGCCCACTCCCCGCCTCGAGGATCTCCGTGACAACCTCGGCAGCGGTGCGGGGCGCGACTTCGCCGACCGTGATATCGGGTCTGACGCTCGCGAGCGCCGCCCTGACCATCGCCGCCTGTTCGGCGACGAGCGTCGTGCCGCTGCCGTAGAGCCGCAGCGCCGTCTCCAGCCGGTCGTCCCGGTCGGTGCCCCTGATAACCGCCTGCATCATCTCAAGACGCTCGAGCGTCCGTTCGGCCGTCCGCAGGACCCAGAGATCCCGGACCGTGCGGTCGACGACCGTGAGCGTTTCAGGGGTGACGAGCGCCCGTGTCCGCGACCCGCTGCCCATGAGGGATGCCTGTCCCGTCACGGCGACGAAGGCAGGCGGATCAATGTACCCGAGCGTGGCGGCGACGTCCGGACTCTGCCGGCCGGTTGTCAGGGAGAACGCCCCGGTGGGATCGGCTAAGCGGGCATGCATGACGTCGCCGGAGCCTTTTCGTTCGGTCAGCGCACCGACGATGAATATCCGGCGGCACCACGCTCCTCCCGGTGTCACGAGATAGCAGGGGCTCCCCGGCTCGTCGCCGTCCACCGTATAGCGCGATGCGTTGAAATCCCGGGCAAAAACCCGTACTGCCGACTCCATCAGGCTGCTCCCATGCCGCCGGGGTGCGGGGCTCGTACTTCCACGCGCACCCCCGGCATTTCCACAGATACCTCTTTCATATATATCTGCCCGCGGACCTCTAAAAGGGATCTTCCCACGGATACTTTCCCGCTCCGGCGATGCCTTTACGATGCCCGGGACCTAACGCTAGAGCAAATGGAAGGGAACCACACGATCTGGATTGAGAAGTACAGGCCGCGGAAACTCGACGACATCGTGGGGCAGAAAGAGATCGTAGTCCGCCTTCAATCGTATGTGAAGAGCGGCAGCCTTCCGCACCTTCTCTTCACCGGGAGCGCAGGTGTCGGGAAGACCACGGCGGCGGTGGCTCTCGCACGTGAGTTCTTCGGCGAGGCCTGGCATATGAACTTCCGGGAGATGAACGCTTCGGACGAGCGCGGGATCGACGTCGTCCGGAACCAGATAAAGCAGTTCGCCCGCACCTCCCCGCTCGCCGGCGCCACGTTCAAGATCCTCTTCCTCGACGAGGCGGACGCACTGACGACCGACGCGCAGGCGGCCCTGCGGCGGACGATGGAGACGTATGCGCACACCTGCCGGTTCATCCTCTCCTGCAACTACTCCTCGAAGATCATCGACCCGATCCAGAGCCGGTGCGCCATCTACCGGTTCAGGCCGCTCGACCGCGACGCGGTCGTCGAGGAGGTGCAGCGGATCGCGGCGGCAGAAGGGCTCACCGTCACCGAGGGCGGGCTTGACGCCGTCGTCTACGTCGCGCAGGGAGATATGCGAAAGGCGATCAACGCACTCCAGGGGGCGGCTATCGTCTCTCCCACAATCGATGAAAGCATGATCTACGCGATCACCTCGACGGCACGCCCCGAAGAGATCAACGAACTCCTCGACCTCGCCGTCGCGGGAGACTTCGACGGGGCGGAGCGGTCGCTTGAGGATCTCGTCCGCGGCCGCGGCATCGCACCGAACGAGCTCATCAACCAGTGTTACCGCACGCTGATCAAGCGCGATATGAACAGAACGCTCAAAGTCGAGATGATCGACGCTCTTGGAGAGACCGATTTCCGCCTGAGCGAAGGGGCAAGCAGCGAGATCCAGCTGGAGGCGATGGTCGCCCGGTTTGTCCTCTCCGCACAGAAGTATACATGAGGAAGGATACGTGCCCGAAGAACTGGAAGTAGAAGTCACCGACGTCGTCAGCGAGTGGACGAAGTTTTTGAAGAAGCAGTACAAGCGGGAGCTTGCGGAACTCGCCCGCGAGTACCCGCACAAGCGGTCGCTCTATATCGATTACCGCAAGATCCTGAATAACAAGCTCGCGTTCGAGCTTCTCCGGGTTCCCGGCAAGGTCATCTCGGATATCAAGGACGCCATCATCCAGAACCGGCTCATCAAGCTGAAAGACGGGCGGGAACCGTCGGAGATTAACATCCGGTTCAACAATCTCCCCCAGAAGGTGAACGCCCGCGATATCCGGGCAGACCAGATCAACACCTTCGTCAGTATCGAGGGGATCCTCCGGAAGACCACCGAGGTCCGGCCGCGGCTCGTGGATGCGGTCTTCCGGTGCAAAGCCTGTGGGAAGAACACCGACCCGCTCCCGCAGAACTACTCCAGGTTCGAAGAGCCGGAGTTCTGCCCGCACTGCGAGCGCAAGACCAGGATGGATCTCGTCCTGAACCGGTGCCGGTTCGTGGACGCCCAGAAACTCCGTATCCAGGAGTCGCCGGAGGGGCTTCGCGGCGGCGAGCAGCCGCAGACGCTCGATATCGACGCCACCGACGATCTGACCGGGATGGTCGCCCCCGGCGACCGCGTCGTGGTCAACGGTATCCTCCGCTCGATCCAGCGGATCAACTACGGGCAGAAGAGCACGCTCTTTGACATCTACGTCGAGTGCAACTCGATCGAGGTGGCGGAGAAAGAGTTCGAGGAGGTCGAGATCTCCGAAGAGGACGAAGAGTCGATCCGGTCGCTCGCCCGCGACGGTTCGATCTACAAGAAGATCGCCCGCTCGATCGCCCCGACGATCTACGGAACCGACGATGTGAAGGAGGCGATCGCGCTCCAGCTCTTCGGCGGGATCGCAAAGGAGATGCCGGACGGCTCCCGTCTCCGCGGCGATATCCACCTGCTGCTCGTGGGCGACCCGGGTATCGCGAAGTCCCAGATCCTGCGTTACGTGGTCAAGCTCTCGCCCCGCGGGATCTACACGAGCGGCAAGTCCTCGACGTCCGCCGGTCTCACGGCAACCGCCGTAAAGGACGAGTTCGGCGACGGCCGCTGGACGCTCGAGGCAGGAGCACTCGTCCTCGCCGATATGGGTGTCGCAGCCGTCGACGAGATGGACAAGATGGCGAAGGAGGACCGGAGCGCTCTGCACGAGGCGATGGAGCAGCAATCTATCAGCGTGGCGAAAGCCGGGATCACGGCGACGCTGAAGTCGCGGTGCGCCCTTCTCGGTGCGGCGAACCCGAAACTCGGCAGGTTCGACCAGTTCGTCCCGATCGCCGAGCAGATCAATATGCCGCCCTCGCTCCTCTCCCGGTTCGACCTCATCTTCGTGATGGCCGATCAGCCCGAAGCCCAGCGGGACGGGGCGATCGCGAACCATATCGTCAAGACGCACGCGGTCGGCGAGCTCATCAAGCAGCACGCCTACAATCCGATCCCCGACGTCGACGAGGCGTACATTCAGCGGGCGCTCGCGCCGGTCATCCCCGATATCGACCCGGTGCTCCTCCGGAAGTATATCGCCTTCTCAAAGCGGACGTGCTTTCCCATTCTCTCGGAAGGCGCGAAGGATGCGCTTATCCAGTACTATATGAAACTCCGAAACCTTGCGAGCGGGAACAAGCCGGTCCCGGTCACCGCCCGGCAGCTCGAGGCGCTCGTCCGTCTCGCCGAGGCGAGCGCCAGGATGCGCCTTTCGAACACCGTCGATACCACCGACACCGACCGGGTGCTGCGGATCGTGGATACGTGCCTCCGGCAGGTGGCCTACGACGCCGAGAGCGGGAGCTTCGATATCGACAAGCTCGTCACGGGCGTCTCGAAGTCGCAGCGCGACATAATCCGGACGGTCAAGGAGGTCATCAGAAGCGCCGCCGGCGACGGCGGCATGGCCCGCACCGAAGATGTCTTCGATACCCTCGTCAAGCAGGGTTTCGCCCGCGAGAAGATCGAGGCCGCAATCGAACAGCTCCGCCGCGGCGGCGAGGTACTCGAGCCCCGGCACGGGTTCGTGAAGGTTATCGGGTAGGCAGGGCCGACAGGACACCATTTTTTGGCTCTCAATTTCCATCACTGAGCTGCCAGAAGAGCACGTCATCGCCTTTCAACCGGACGGACGAATACAAAAATCCGTTCCGGAAAAATCCCCCAGACCCCATCCCCAATACTATTTACTTGAAAGGTGCGTACCTGTATCCATGATTACCGACCGCGAAAAGGCGGCCTTCGAAGCCGGAATCAAGCTCGGGGCGCTCTACCACCAGTTCGTCGGAACGCCGATAGCACGGGAGACCGCCGGGGCAGTC is a window encoding:
- a CDS encoding AMP-binding protein, with amino-acid sequence MGENEQGAASYDEWYANFSIDVPEYYNFGFDVVDAWAKKDRNKLAMIWTDQDGNEEKFTFYDLMRRSNQAVNICIKQGIKKGDRVMIMLPRVPEWWIFTIALIKIGAVYCPAPTMLTPKDLKYRIQAADIKMIITSEEHADKIEAIREECPSLTVRLVIDSEREGWVSYPVELDYPAPVSHRLVNLPGMHRTKATDPLVIFFTSGTTGEAKMVVHTHSYPLGHIVTAGIWHDLKANDLHFTLSDTGWAKSAWGKFYGQWIIGACVFVYDIRGRFNATEILPLLENYGITTFCCPPTIYRMLILADLDKFDLSELRHSVSAGEPLNPEIIRAWEEGTGNTIYEGYGQTETVLCIGTFPGMKPKFGSMGRPSPGWQIELHDEDGNDVGKHKEGRIAIKLDPRPVGLFREYLHNDEENRKVFQNGYYYTGDKAYMDDDGYFWFIGRDDDVIKSSGYRIGPFEVESALMEHPAVQETAVVGSPDVIRGLIVKAFVVLKPGYRPSESLIKEIQSHVKKTTAPYKYPRSIEFVESLPKTISGKIRRSELREMEMKRFLDSNSTSGSS
- a CDS encoding TATA-box-binding protein, which gives rise to MDEKGYESLKIENIVASGVIAGSIDLATVSEKIKNCELNTKRFPGAVYRIENPKIASLIFSSGKVVLTGIRNKEDLHTGLNIIIESLKEAGVDAFDEPQVAITNIVCSYDMGKYINLNKVVITLNLENIEYEPEQFPGLVYRIENPKIVALLFSSGKIILTGGKNMDDIKQGLDFLEQRLESIL
- a CDS encoding DEAD/DEAH box helicase, which gives rise to MEPISEPRPRSVPTTALDLLDEKIREVVERRGFSSLSEAQEQAIPLLLDNHNLVLIAPTGTGKTESAMLPVFSRLLSTVGEGFKAIYVTPLRSLNRDILSRMEWWCRELGLSVGVRHGDTPQNERRKQALSPPDLLITTPETLQALFMGSRLKKHLKNVRYVIVDEVHELADSKRGAQLSVALERIAAHAGEFQRIGLSATVGNPAAIGRFLVGARPFSLVEVPVASHLDISVRFIGDDFSAQARSVGKCLDRLGSTLVFVNTRVTAEALGHHLFTRGDVEVHHGSLSKDVRVDAEDRFRRGAIRTLISTSSMELGIDIGHIEHVLQFGSPRQVSRLVQRVGRAGHRLDTISHGTVLATGFDDLLESLVIARRARANECEDIRPPVNAADVMANQVAAIAVEYGEIELARVEQILAGSGCFENCSELLESVCTQMAEHRLIRRDGTRIIRTARARRYLTENLSMIHDERKVEIFDIVSRRTVGTLDESFVIGWVHTGAVFITKGQLWRVLDMESGKISVEPATKAKGEVPSWEGEQIPVPYPVADEVGALRRTREFLRYAADPHAVRYAAGFLARVDGGHFPVPSDTLVTLENTTEGVVCNICGGHKANEALARALSVLISARYGTSVGIEVGAYRILLRLPSGVRALEVQEMLAGLDPAHVGGVLKLALKRTALFKWKLVQVAKKFGAIDADADYERISIHRLIDLFDDTVVAAEAYRELFSDYMDVDAAAAILAAIHDGRIAVTIGALSPLGSEGLSSSRDMIAPLSVDQAVIGTLMRRLEKEDVILFCMNCRKWKSKTTVERVPDRPQCPLCNARLVAALKPWDEPMIAAAKKQKKTEEERALEVRLLRNANIVLSSGKKAVVALAAKGVGPEVASRILATLAEGDSFYREILKAERNYVKTHRYW
- a CDS encoding metallophosphoesterase, with protein sequence MHLHFIESGPALLVEDTRRVLVVADLHIGIESGLARHGVHVSSRSSRRVERVLSCIRETDPDLLLLLGDVKHNVPVTSRQEFAELPGLLDRFRKVVPLQVVPGNHDGGIDRFLEPGELLPADGAVIDGVGYLHGHTRPAADLFGRLIVLGHLHPVVSLRDEVGCCARARPAFCYAGLDEECLLGKEWCPERDATRLLFVPAFNEFSGGIDILRIRGSGLGPLSRCMNETTAEVYLADGTYLGTPASLSPDDGA
- a CDS encoding replication factor C small subunit encodes the protein MEGNHTIWIEKYRPRKLDDIVGQKEIVVRLQSYVKSGSLPHLLFTGSAGVGKTTAAVALAREFFGEAWHMNFREMNASDERGIDVVRNQIKQFARTSPLAGATFKILFLDEADALTTDAQAALRRTMETYAHTCRFILSCNYSSKIIDPIQSRCAIYRFRPLDRDAVVEEVQRIAAAEGLTVTEGGLDAVVYVAQGDMRKAINALQGAAIVSPTIDESMIYAITSTARPEEINELLDLAVAGDFDGAERSLEDLVRGRGIAPNELINQCYRTLIKRDMNRTLKVEMIDALGETDFRLSEGASSEIQLEAMVARFVLSAQKYT
- a CDS encoding minichromosome maintenance protein MCM — translated: MPEELEVEVTDVVSEWTKFLKKQYKRELAELAREYPHKRSLYIDYRKILNNKLAFELLRVPGKVISDIKDAIIQNRLIKLKDGREPSEINIRFNNLPQKVNARDIRADQINTFVSIEGILRKTTEVRPRLVDAVFRCKACGKNTDPLPQNYSRFEEPEFCPHCERKTRMDLVLNRCRFVDAQKLRIQESPEGLRGGEQPQTLDIDATDDLTGMVAPGDRVVVNGILRSIQRINYGQKSTLFDIYVECNSIEVAEKEFEEVEISEEDEESIRSLARDGSIYKKIARSIAPTIYGTDDVKEAIALQLFGGIAKEMPDGSRLRGDIHLLLVGDPGIAKSQILRYVVKLSPRGIYTSGKSSTSAGLTATAVKDEFGDGRWTLEAGALVLADMGVAAVDEMDKMAKEDRSALHEAMEQQSISVAKAGITATLKSRCALLGAANPKLGRFDQFVPIAEQINMPPSLLSRFDLIFVMADQPEAQRDGAIANHIVKTHAVGELIKQHAYNPIPDVDEAYIQRALAPVIPDIDPVLLRKYIAFSKRTCFPILSEGAKDALIQYYMKLRNLASGNKPVPVTARQLEALVRLAEASARMRLSNTVDTTDTDRVLRIVDTCLRQVAYDAESGSFDIDKLVTGVSKSQRDIIRTVKEVIRSAAGDGGMARTEDVFDTLVKQGFAREKIEAAIEQLRRGGEVLEPRHGFVKVIG